In Candidatus Hydrogenedentota bacterium, a single window of DNA contains:
- the rpmB gene encoding 50S ribosomal protein L28, which translates to MSRVCEYSGTKPHVGKRVIRRGKAKKSGGIGQNVTGITKRRWKPNLQRIRIIDENGTVRRVRVCVKYIKAGKFIKAAKGRKVAAKSA; encoded by the coding sequence ATGTCACGGGTATGTGAATACAGCGGTACGAAACCCCATGTTGGGAAGCGCGTCATCCGCCGCGGTAAAGCGAAGAAGTCCGGCGGTATCGGTCAGAACGTGACTGGTATTACAAAGCGCCGTTGGAAGCCGAATCTGCAGCGCATTCGTATTATCGATGAGAACGGTACGGTGCGTCGCGTTCGCGTGTGCGTGAAGTACATCAAGGCCGGTAAGTTCATCAAGGCCGCCAAAGGGCGCAAGGTTGCCGCGAAGTCGGCGTAA
- the rlmN gene encoding 23S rRNA (adenine(2503)-C(2))-methyltransferase RlmN produces the protein MINVTEYNPTEIAEKLNLKPYQGRQIFRWLHKKCVFDFEQMSDLSKELRQRLKEECSASQLSLVSMSESNRSTGTKKALLRLADGETVETVLIRDRERSTICLSTQVGCAVKCAFCATGASGYTRNLNPGEIVEQALYLLAGEDMEGRSPNIVFMGMGEPFRNYEATMRSIRLLMASDGLGIGARRITVSTAGEVKGIERFAEENWQVRLSVSLHAANDALRTKLVPLNKKYPIEALVKAIKSYIEKTGRQITFEWTLLKDVNDSQKDAEELVKLARQLKASVNLIPCNPVADLGFAAPPPDRCATFRDILVRNGIVTTLRRERGQDIDAACGQLRRRIADSGGEAPQTS, from the coding sequence ATGATTAACGTTACCGAGTACAATCCCACGGAAATTGCCGAGAAGCTGAACTTGAAACCCTATCAGGGGCGCCAAATCTTCCGGTGGCTGCACAAGAAGTGCGTATTCGACTTCGAACAGATGTCGGATCTTTCGAAGGAGCTGCGGCAGCGCCTGAAGGAAGAGTGTTCCGCGAGCCAGCTTTCGCTGGTGAGTATGTCGGAGTCGAACCGTTCGACGGGCACAAAGAAGGCGTTGCTTCGCCTTGCCGACGGTGAAACGGTGGAGACTGTGCTTATCCGGGATCGTGAGCGCAGCACGATTTGTCTCTCGACACAAGTGGGGTGTGCAGTCAAGTGCGCCTTCTGCGCGACGGGTGCATCGGGTTATACGCGGAACCTGAATCCGGGCGAAATCGTGGAGCAGGCGCTGTATCTGCTTGCGGGTGAGGACATGGAGGGGCGCTCGCCAAATATCGTATTCATGGGGATGGGCGAGCCCTTCCGAAACTATGAGGCCACGATGCGGAGTATTCGCCTGCTCATGGCCTCGGACGGCCTCGGCATTGGGGCGCGGCGCATCACCGTCTCCACAGCGGGAGAGGTCAAAGGCATCGAGCGGTTCGCCGAAGAGAATTGGCAAGTACGGCTTAGCGTGTCGCTTCATGCGGCTAACGACGCGCTCCGAACAAAGCTCGTCCCGCTTAACAAGAAGTACCCGATCGAAGCGCTCGTGAAAGCTATCAAGTCCTACATCGAGAAGACCGGGCGTCAGATTACGTTTGAGTGGACGCTCCTCAAGGACGTTAACGATTCTCAGAAGGACGCCGAAGAGCTTGTGAAACTGGCCCGCCAACTCAAGGCATCCGTAAACCTGATTCCATGCAACCCCGTAGCCGATCTGGGATTCGCCGCCCCGCCGCCTGACCGTTGCGCCACATTCCGGGATATCCTCGTTCGCAACGGCATCGTAACGACCCTGCGACGCGAACGCGGGCAAGACATTGACGCCGCCTGCGGCCAACTCCGCCGCAGAATCGCGGACAGCGGGGGAGAGGCGCCCCAAACATCGTAG
- a CDS encoding lysophospholipid acyltransferase family protein, with translation MPPIISLCLRIIFLTCRVEIRNYEYLKGEIASHGKTLIAFWHEVLALAMWRYRGTRYHTLISYSYDGEMAARVIRWFGLRALRGSSSRGGSEALRQMELALRQGITIGFTLDGPRGPRRKAKPGVAILSGRTQVPVVPCAFAVDRAWRLRSWDRFVVPKPFSRIVCVCGPPIPPPADDTAETVERHRTRVESALNALHQELEQELGVVSG, from the coding sequence GTGCCGCCGATAATATCCCTGTGCCTGCGTATTATATTCCTCACGTGCCGCGTCGAAATCAGGAATTACGAGTACCTTAAGGGGGAGATAGCCTCCCACGGCAAAACCCTGATTGCGTTCTGGCATGAGGTGCTTGCGCTGGCCATGTGGCGCTATCGAGGTACGAGATACCATACACTCATTAGTTACAGCTACGACGGGGAAATGGCCGCGCGCGTAATTCGCTGGTTTGGCCTGCGGGCTCTTCGCGGATCGTCCAGCCGGGGCGGCAGCGAAGCCCTCCGTCAGATGGAATTGGCCTTGAGGCAAGGCATCACCATTGGCTTCACGCTCGATGGACCGCGCGGACCGAGACGCAAAGCAAAACCTGGAGTTGCCATTCTCTCGGGGCGAACCCAAGTTCCGGTGGTGCCGTGCGCATTTGCCGTAGATCGGGCCTGGCGGCTTCGATCCTGGGACCGGTTCGTAGTGCCGAAACCCTTTTCACGGATTGTCTGCGTCTGCGGTCCGCCCATTCCTCCCCCCGCCGACGACACGGCCGAAACCGTTGAAAGACACAGGACCAGGGTGGAATCGGCCTTGAACGCGCTTCACCAGGAATTGGAGCAGGAACTGGGCGTTGTCTCCGGCTAA
- a CDS encoding 2-dehydropantoate 2-reductase gives MKVAVIGPGAMGCLYAARLSRSGIDTVLVDHRSDRAARLSGSGIRVEAPEGEFTAEVKAVSSVPASVDLAIVLVKSNLTSTLAFNGKMSVLTLQNGLGNVETLCGTAGSANLMAGVTSEASTLLGEGHVKHVARGVTRFGAWTSCPVASAQQVLVKAGFQVEITDSPGQVIWEKTAINSGINPLTALLNITNGQILQIPEVRQLMRDLVVEAVKVASTEGYRFTHSVVELAEAMCVQTSENVSSMLQDVRAGKPTEIDAISGEIVRRGLQAALPTPRTRVVWQLVKGLEKR, from the coding sequence ATGAAGGTGGCCGTAATCGGACCGGGGGCCATGGGGTGCCTATATGCGGCTCGGCTTTCACGGAGCGGAATTGATACTGTACTTGTAGATCATCGTTCCGATCGTGCAGCCCGCTTGAGTGGCAGTGGAATCCGCGTGGAGGCACCCGAAGGCGAATTCACTGCAGAGGTCAAAGCTGTTTCATCTGTTCCAGCCAGCGTCGATCTGGCGATTGTTCTTGTTAAGTCCAATCTCACCAGTACGTTGGCGTTTAATGGAAAGATGAGCGTGTTGACGCTTCAGAATGGCCTTGGAAATGTTGAAACACTTTGTGGAACAGCAGGTAGCGCCAACCTAATGGCGGGGGTCACTTCAGAAGCCTCAACGCTTCTGGGTGAAGGTCATGTAAAGCATGTTGCACGCGGCGTCACGCGCTTTGGCGCATGGACTTCGTGTCCGGTGGCGTCTGCTCAGCAGGTCTTGGTCAAGGCAGGATTCCAAGTTGAAATCACGGATTCACCGGGACAAGTCATCTGGGAGAAGACGGCGATCAACTCCGGCATCAATCCACTGACCGCGCTGCTCAACATCACGAATGGCCAAATCCTGCAAATTCCCGAGGTGCGCCAACTGATGCGCGACCTGGTCGTTGAGGCAGTCAAGGTGGCCTCGACGGAAGGATACCGCTTTACCCACAGTGTGGTCGAACTCGCCGAGGCAATGTGCGTCCAGACCAGCGAAAACGTATCCTCGATGCTTCAGGATGTGCGTGCTGGCAAGCCGACCGAGATCGACGCCATAAGCGGCGAGATCGTACGCCGTGGGTTGCAGGCGGCTCTTCCGACTCCGCGGACGCGTGTTGTCTGGCAACTGGTGAAAGGCCTCGAAAAGCGTTGA
- a CDS encoding SPOR domain-containing protein, which yields MANNKTKRYEGDDAPTYQFTSYQLVMMICAGLLLMLLVFMAGSFVQGINKSKDKASGDSVATTSEKDKPEPVKKTETPKPVESGTVRKEGVQISPKPVTIPSGDKTASAKTTRDGGAAYIPAPPPSRPSNPIPPAPPAAQGKPQVTDIPPVTKDKTPVAESKTDKPAEPAAAKPTASATPPAASAPATPPATSKPMEVAAATPPTAPAPTATPVKEEKPAAPEKTQPVKTEGAPEKVIPEKDSASGGYTVQIASFEAAKRSVVDEYVARIKNKSDFDVRVIPSKDGSRLRICIGQYSNKKDADKARDELRSVKEFKECWVLALND from the coding sequence ATGGCGAACAACAAAACTAAGCGATACGAGGGGGATGATGCCCCCACTTACCAATTCACGTCCTATCAATTGGTAATGATGATTTGCGCAGGTCTCTTGCTGATGCTTCTGGTCTTCATGGCGGGAAGTTTTGTTCAGGGGATCAATAAGTCAAAGGACAAGGCATCCGGAGATTCAGTTGCCACGACTTCTGAGAAGGACAAGCCGGAACCCGTCAAGAAGACCGAGACACCAAAGCCCGTCGAGTCAGGAACCGTACGAAAAGAAGGGGTTCAAATTTCCCCCAAACCAGTGACGATTCCATCGGGCGACAAGACCGCAAGCGCGAAGACGACACGCGATGGAGGCGCCGCCTACATACCTGCTCCGCCCCCGTCGCGGCCTTCGAATCCAATTCCCCCTGCTCCGCCAGCCGCACAGGGTAAGCCGCAAGTCACCGACATACCGCCCGTGACCAAGGACAAGACGCCTGTTGCGGAGTCAAAAACGGACAAGCCGGCAGAGCCGGCGGCGGCAAAACCGACAGCTTCAGCCACGCCACCGGCCGCCTCGGCACCAGCCACCCCCCCGGCCACTTCCAAGCCGATGGAGGTAGCTGCCGCAACGCCGCCTACAGCACCCGCGCCCACAGCGACACCGGTCAAGGAAGAGAAACCTGCGGCACCCGAAAAGACGCAACCGGTCAAGACGGAAGGTGCGCCTGAGAAAGTCATACCCGAGAAGGACTCGGCCTCGGGCGGCTACACGGTTCAGATTGCCTCGTTTGAGGCTGCGAAGCGGTCCGTGGTCGATGAGTATGTGGCGCGCATCAAGAACAAGAGCGATTTTGACGTACGTGTGATACCCTCCAAAGATGGATCTCGCTTACGAATTTGCATTGGCCAGTACTCCAATAAGAAGGATGCTGACAAAGCGCGCGACGAGTTGAGGTCGGTCAAGGAGTTTAAAGAGTGTTGGGTTCTGGCACTGAACGACTAG
- a CDS encoding AsmA-like C-terminal region-containing protein: MPSGRYTRVWLLGLLVLTAALAGAALFAKYKLEGIRGAVLDNAESRIGAQFQVSSVSAFGLRGLEVEGINVTFPTPSGMTVACRVPAAYVYVDLLDLFYGEVSIERVQLDGASITVHRPVDVPWLQRDKSDKTSSPSPASPSFPFRVMGKGCSLTIENVVGESRLTITDIDFDVSRLADSSSLAATLKGQLEGSPEKTIHLDLQYASAKDFDIKAACSQINAADVNVFLPANQHIVQDGSVSPSIRLAGRSDETIDLSIDAPFVGVAIRNQPTFMRPATGVASAIGNYDPAEKVLNLSMSSIESDQFAGTLSGKILANERLPILDLTFASSKLPIQDALETLLEGKVERYGKLEYSLDGEASFYLSARGPSDDLTIEARGVAAGGQAKFSPTNSQWPRVSLTFGRLDAAWDSKSRQPVASLAVLDGKVSQQKYDVQAEHIAGALRLNGDVVQVAPLTAVVTGQPVIASGEYNIKTKTAKGKLSGSVAGMEKTKLAESIRNTTLAGAASVNLEGAWKNNTCTFSGSVDATQASIAYRWYFLKPIGMGASAQVQGEFIPKKRFSVDVTGLVAGSEIKSISKFSHNGTRWVLRSSKATSDKLDLVSVGKCLTIPYQVENGTGTAATYEWIRDNDQTQDWHATMSCAVTDEVSVRVKGGNAPMVAKNVQFSGIMNQSGEVSAGEMTLDAKEANMPSLRSGKWFVPFERDFTKYPPTDWKWTYHLKCSSIEVPPWKGSDFVGEAYTTLNESGFTNYVANVDGGGVLSGTIKNDRNQNEYHSTNEWKQIPAHYMMEHLQLPLAFKGLMSGKMEYSQDRDDPRSRKGSGYFEMGEGQFSADFLLAMLEQQLDSQTMVLPPSLKFSQLHADVEVEKDVIRTPSIKLVSDAIRIEGSGRFVTDGDVDYNIRVAVNPDAADRIPLLHDNFNVQGHKLAQRDIELAFRLTGPTVKPKGEVTGTPPLHVTLMSGSLEAANEALRVIDAPRRILVDLLKTGGGIIGVRKPTQDGSPN, translated from the coding sequence GTGCCGTCAGGCCGGTATACGCGGGTTTGGCTGCTGGGGCTTCTTGTCCTTACGGCAGCGCTCGCGGGGGCGGCTCTTTTCGCCAAGTACAAGCTCGAAGGAATCCGCGGAGCCGTACTCGACAATGCGGAGTCCCGAATAGGCGCCCAGTTCCAGGTCTCGTCCGTTTCTGCGTTTGGCCTGCGCGGATTGGAAGTGGAAGGAATCAACGTCACCTTTCCGACTCCAAGCGGCATGACGGTGGCGTGTCGCGTTCCCGCAGCCTACGTTTACGTGGACTTGCTGGATCTGTTCTACGGCGAAGTCTCTATTGAGCGCGTTCAACTGGACGGCGCGAGTATCACGGTGCATCGTCCGGTGGATGTCCCGTGGTTGCAGCGCGACAAGTCCGACAAAACCAGTTCCCCCTCCCCCGCTTCTCCCTCATTCCCGTTTCGGGTCATGGGTAAGGGATGCAGCCTGACGATCGAAAATGTGGTGGGAGAATCCCGTTTGACCATCACGGACATCGACTTTGATGTCTCTCGCTTAGCGGATTCGTCATCATTAGCGGCGACATTGAAAGGACAACTTGAGGGCAGTCCGGAAAAGACGATTCATCTGGATCTGCAATATGCATCTGCGAAAGATTTCGACATCAAGGCAGCGTGCTCTCAAATCAATGCGGCAGATGTGAACGTGTTCTTGCCTGCGAATCAGCACATCGTGCAGGACGGCTCCGTAAGCCCTTCGATTCGCCTGGCTGGACGTAGCGACGAGACGATCGACTTGTCTATCGATGCGCCGTTTGTGGGCGTAGCTATCCGCAATCAACCCACGTTTATGCGCCCGGCGACAGGTGTTGCGAGTGCAATCGGTAACTACGATCCCGCCGAGAAAGTGCTCAATCTCTCAATGTCCTCCATCGAATCGGACCAATTCGCTGGGACTTTGTCCGGGAAAATTCTCGCCAATGAGAGACTGCCCATACTCGATCTCACCTTTGCATCCTCCAAGCTGCCCATTCAGGACGCATTGGAGACTCTGCTCGAAGGCAAGGTTGAGCGGTATGGCAAGTTGGAGTATTCATTGGATGGAGAAGCCAGTTTCTATTTGTCAGCGCGCGGTCCGAGCGACGATCTGACTATTGAGGCACGCGGAGTTGCGGCGGGTGGTCAGGCGAAGTTTTCGCCCACCAACAGTCAATGGCCAAGAGTCTCGCTGACCTTCGGGCGTTTGGATGCGGCATGGGATTCCAAGTCGCGACAGCCCGTGGCCTCCCTGGCGGTGCTGGATGGCAAAGTGAGCCAACAGAAGTACGACGTGCAGGCGGAGCACATCGCCGGCGCACTGCGCTTGAACGGCGATGTTGTTCAAGTGGCCCCGTTGACTGCCGTAGTCACGGGACAGCCTGTGATTGCAAGCGGCGAGTACAACATCAAGACAAAGACCGCCAAAGGAAAACTCAGCGGCAGCGTTGCAGGCATGGAAAAGACAAAGCTCGCCGAGTCTATTCGTAACACGACACTGGCGGGAGCGGCCTCCGTGAATTTGGAGGGCGCATGGAAAAACAACACGTGCACCTTCTCCGGCTCGGTGGATGCAACACAGGCCAGCATCGCGTATCGCTGGTACTTCCTCAAACCGATCGGCATGGGCGCAAGCGCACAGGTCCAGGGTGAGTTCATACCGAAAAAGCGATTCTCCGTCGATGTGACCGGATTGGTAGCCGGTTCCGAGATAAAGTCAATTTCGAAGTTTTCCCACAACGGTACGCGATGGGTTTTGCGATCATCCAAGGCCACGTCGGACAAGTTGGATCTCGTTTCCGTGGGAAAGTGTCTGACCATACCTTACCAAGTGGAAAACGGAACGGGAACGGCCGCAACCTATGAGTGGATTCGCGACAACGATCAGACCCAAGACTGGCACGCAACCATGAGTTGTGCCGTGACAGACGAAGTCTCGGTTCGCGTCAAAGGCGGCAACGCTCCGATGGTGGCAAAGAACGTGCAGTTTTCCGGAATCATGAATCAGTCAGGAGAAGTGTCTGCCGGTGAAATGACCCTGGATGCCAAAGAGGCAAACATGCCGTCTCTCCGGAGTGGCAAGTGGTTTGTGCCGTTTGAACGCGATTTCACGAAGTATCCGCCCACCGATTGGAAGTGGACATACCACCTGAAGTGCTCCTCAATTGAAGTGCCACCATGGAAAGGGTCGGACTTTGTTGGCGAGGCTTACACCACGCTGAACGAATCCGGTTTCACGAACTATGTGGCCAATGTCGATGGCGGTGGTGTGCTGAGCGGGACCATCAAGAATGATCGAAATCAGAATGAGTACCATTCCACAAACGAGTGGAAGCAAATCCCCGCCCATTATATGATGGAGCACCTGCAACTCCCCTTGGCGTTTAAGGGATTGATGTCAGGGAAGATGGAGTATTCCCAAGATAGAGACGATCCGCGCTCCCGAAAGGGCAGCGGATACTTCGAGATGGGTGAAGGGCAGTTTAGCGCCGATTTCTTGCTCGCTATGTTGGAGCAACAATTGGACAGCCAGACGATGGTTCTTCCCCCCTCTCTCAAGTTCTCACAACTCCATGCGGATGTTGAAGTTGAGAAGGACGTAATTCGAACACCCTCGATTAAGCTGGTGTCGGATGCGATTCGTATCGAGGGTTCCGGGAGGTTTGTTACCGACGGGGACGTGGACTATAATATCCGCGTTGCGGTGAATCCGGATGCGGCCGACCGCATCCCCCTGCTGCACGACAATTTTAATGTGCAGGGGCACAAGCTGGCCCAGCGAGACATTGAGTTGGCATTCCGGTTGACGGGTCCCACGGTGAAACCGAAAGGGGAAGTCACGGGAACGCCCCCGCTCCATGTCACGTTGATGAGTGGATCGTTGGAGGCCGCGAACGAAGCGTTGCGTGTCATCGATGCGCCACGCCGGATTCTGGTCGACCTCCTGAAAACTGGTGGCGGAATAATCGGAGTACGAAAGCCGACGCAAGACGGTAGTCCCAATTAG
- the recA gene encoding recombinase RecA — protein MAAAKEDPKTKALDIAVAQLEKQFGRGTLVRLGDNQFDNKVRAIPTGSLSLDIATGVGGMPLGRVVEIFGPESSGKTTLALHVVANSQRRGGIACFIDAEHALDPTFATRLGVDIDNLLVSQPDTAEQALEICEALVRSNAVEVVVIDSVAALVPKAEVEGDMGDSHMGLQARLMSQALRKLTASISRSRTLVIFINQIRDKIGVMFGNPETTTGGRALKFYASMRVDVRRIATIKEREEDVGNRVRAKVVKNKMGPPFRQAEFDILFSEGISREGDILDLAVEAKLVQKSGAWFSMNGENLGQGRENTRQFLKDHPEVTEKLRAQIIAAKGLAWDAPSSDATDAVESTSADK, from the coding sequence ATGGCGGCGGCAAAGGAAGATCCCAAGACAAAAGCGCTCGATATCGCGGTAGCGCAATTGGAAAAGCAGTTTGGCCGGGGCACGTTGGTGCGCCTCGGGGACAACCAGTTCGACAACAAGGTTCGTGCTATTCCCACGGGAAGCCTGTCGTTGGACATCGCCACTGGCGTCGGCGGGATGCCTCTGGGGCGCGTGGTAGAGATTTTCGGGCCCGAATCGTCGGGTAAAACGACGCTGGCCTTGCATGTGGTGGCAAACTCACAGCGGCGCGGCGGCATCGCGTGCTTTATTGACGCTGAACATGCGCTGGACCCCACATTTGCGACGAGGCTGGGCGTAGACATTGACAATCTGCTGGTGTCACAACCAGACACCGCGGAGCAGGCGCTGGAAATTTGCGAGGCGCTGGTGCGCAGCAATGCGGTCGAGGTGGTCGTAATTGACTCCGTGGCCGCCCTGGTGCCGAAGGCGGAAGTTGAAGGCGATATGGGCGATAGTCATATGGGCTTGCAGGCGCGGCTTATGTCGCAGGCATTGCGCAAACTGACCGCGTCGATTAGCCGTTCGCGAACCTTGGTGATCTTCATCAATCAGATTCGCGACAAAATTGGCGTCATGTTCGGCAACCCGGAAACGACAACCGGCGGGCGCGCACTGAAATTCTACGCCAGCATGCGCGTGGACGTTCGGCGCATCGCGACAATCAAGGAGCGCGAAGAGGACGTCGGCAACCGCGTGCGCGCCAAAGTCGTGAAGAACAAGATGGGCCCCCCATTCCGGCAGGCGGAATTCGACATACTTTTCAGCGAGGGAATCTCGCGCGAAGGTGATATACTGGACCTTGCTGTTGAAGCCAAGCTGGTGCAGAAGAGCGGTGCTTGGTTTTCAATGAACGGTGAGAATCTGGGGCAAGGTCGCGAAAACACACGTCAGTTCTTGAAGGATCATCCGGAAGTGACCGAGAAACTTCGTGCTCAGATCATTGCCGCGAAGGGACTCGCATGGGATGCCCCTTCATCGGATGCAACTGACGCAGTAGAAAGTACGTCTGCCGATAAATAG